Within the Hevea brasiliensis isolate MT/VB/25A 57/8 chromosome 2, ASM3005281v1, whole genome shotgun sequence genome, the region AAATAGTTCTAAATTAATATAAACCtttattcttttatttctttaatttttaactattagatttaaagttttaaaaaataatgaaaactgaaataaaataaaaactgaaataaaataaaaactagtCCTTTTAATCCAAATCTTCTTTTCTACTCTCTTAATCACAACTCTTTTAGCCTATGGTTTGAGTCTCTTATTTGAAGGAGGAGGCTTTTTGATAGCAACTTTAAAGTACGGATTTATTTGGAGagcagaaatttaaaaaaaataaaaaataaaaaaggcatCACTTCAACCCAAAGACCTCTGCCTTTCCTTCCCAATCCCCATCACACCTAGGCTGCTGCAACACCACTGCTTTACGCTCTATTCTCTCACGAGACTAGCACATCTCATCTAGGCCGCCCTCTTTCTCGCACTGAAAATCTCCTACCCCATCACCATTCTCTCCCTTGCAATAACTCAAACAGCTCATTTGTTTCTTTTTTATTATCTCTGAGAAAACCCAACTCCATTGAACCTATTACCACTCACATAGTCCACTTTTAATCAACGTCCATTAGAATCTCATCTGGACCCATGGTATCTACTTCAATCGCAATACCAACAAAAGTTCAAGTTCACTGAAAGCTCCTTCACACACCACAATCAGCAAATGCCAAACCCAACTCCTCTTCTTTGATTTTGGACGCGACTCCTTTTCATTCGGTAGTGAAGATCCGTTTCATTCAGTCCCTGTACAAGCATAGGCAAAAGAAACCCACTTGCATTGACCGATTTGCACACCACACCTTCCAGTCTTCAAAGCCAACTCTTCTGTTCACATTGTGACTTAGGTAAATTCTGTTCTATTGTGTATTTTCATCTCGAACTAGAATCTTGTTTTGAGTTATTAGTTttctattgaaaaatattgttttTATGAGCTTTGACTACTTGATTGGGTATCAATTTCTATTAGTCTATTTGTTGCCTCAAAATACTATTTGGATGGAATTTATAGtacaatttttttttgaattttgttCGAGATATATTCTAGGTGCCATGTGAGAAGACTGGGAGTGGTAATTGGGCGTTTATGCCTTACATCTTTGGAGTTTTGAAAATTCGCTAGCCATAGCCATTTTTTTTTCCCTAAAATGGTTTAACGAATGTTATTCGGGTAATGATACTTTGTGAACTATCAGGAAGCTTGGTGCCATTTTTTCTGCAAATGGATGTGTTGTTttttgtaaatgatttgagaatGTTGAAATCTGGTTGGCTTCTTTGAGTCCTcactgtatttttttttttttattcatgaaCGAAAACAGAACTTGTGTGATCAATTTAATAACTAAAAAGAGCTGTTGTGATTAATATTGTCATTCCTAGATGCTGGTTATATAGCTACATCAGGTTATTAAAACTAAGTAATGCTTGGCATACATATTGTTGTTACTCCTTGTTTGATCTCCAGCACaacacttatttatttatttaatttacctTTGTTCAGATTGTTGTTCTTGTGCATATGAGATTGGTTTTTCCTTTACTTCATTTTATAATGGTGTGGATTACCGACCTCCCAATAGTTACTGGTCTTACATCTTAAATTAATTTATGCAAGCTTAAATGTAGATGAGATGGTTAGTTAGGCCTTCGTTAGTGTGTCTTTAGGGGTCCTTATAGAAAAGTTCCAATTTTCCTAGGAATTTATATCAATTTTTGCTTTAGTGGTTATAGGGGGCACCCTTAATCACTTAAATAGGGGTATTCCTTAAATCTTTCCTAATTTATTAGaatcatttaaatcaaatattttttatatgaaaatatcAATTTTTGTGATATTTAAATAGGGGATACCCCTTGAATTCtccaaattattaaaattaattaagtcaaataaaaaaatgtttttatgaaaatattaactttttaatGGTTATAGGTACCTCTCAAGCCACTTAAACGGGGGATACcccttggattttttttttttaatttattgaaaccatttaaatagaaaaaaatcCTTTTAAAAAAATATCCTTTTAGTGGTCAAAGGAGTACCCCCTTAAACTACGTAAATAAGGGGTACCCCTTGAAttctataatttattaaaattaattaaataaaatttctttcttgaaagTTCCCTAAAATCACTTCATCCGTTTTCACCTCACTAgttttaaagttaaaaaaaaatcatccaACAAAAGGACTTTCATAAAATTAATCTTAATTGGCAAGGTTCTACttcttaaaaccctttgactttggagaagtactctagagtcaaagggttttaagttaagtagaacgaagacagaatacatgcattgtaagttcagtgaaggccaaattagtgatagggaaggagttagtttaaatggagtggtactgtcccaaagtaatgtgaggatggctcagtccttcaagtagatagaggatgtgaggaggatgttagtcataggattaaagccggatggttgaagtggagacgtgtcacgggagttttatgtaatcgtaagattcccaataaattgaaagaaaaattttaccgtacagccatacgaccggttatgttatatggtagtgagtgttgggcacttaaagagtcgtatgcatctaagataagagttgcagagatgagaatattaaggtggatgagtggccatactagactagataaagtccgtaatgagagtattagagaaaatgtaggagtggtgccaattgaagataagttgagagaaggaagattgaggtggtttggtcatgtgaagcgtagacatatggaggctctagttagataagtagagcacattaggttagaggatagaaaaaaaggggtagacctaaattgacttggaggagagcagTACAGCATGACCTAGAatcattacatatttctgaggatttaacccaaaatcgttcagaatggagaaagcgaatccatatagccgactctaaatttttgggataaaggcttagttgagtttagTTGAGTTGGCAAGGTTCTACTTTATTTAATTTTAGCaaagtaaaataaattaaaataatttgttaGATAGAATATAAACTAGGATCACTTTAAATTCAATCCAATTTTAGTTAAGGCCTTACCTGAAACTTAAGTTAACCTCTAGTTGAACCTCTTTAATTGTTATATAATTGTGTTGAGAGAGAAGATGTATGAATAGATGTGCAGGGCAAGGATGATAATTTTTTGCAGGTtgcattttattgaaattttggaaatGACCAATTTTTAGGAGAAATTTTGTCGAATTTTCGTCAAATTTGTAAGTAATGatatatttgatttgatttgtattaaatctttttattattaaattatgtttAACTTATGAATGATGAAATGTGCACATATTTTTTTctagtttaattgaattaataaaagtTAAGGTTGTGATTAATTAGTGCCGatgatgagactttgatcttgttaaGTGGAGTACCCACAAATGGATTAGACTCTTTAGGCATTAATTGACACATTCTTTTTAATCGGAGTACTAGTTAAGGAGAGTGGAAGCCTTGGCCtctattaatttaatttctttcctACAATTGTTCAAGGTTAtttaattcatagataataaagtgTATGGTTTCTAAATAATTGAATTACTgcaatttttttattatgtttagCAAAATTAGTAAATAATAAGTATgtgattaaaatttaattgaattaataaaaattaatattgtgGTTAATTAGTGCCAATGGCGAAACTTTAATTTTGTTTAGTGGAGTACCAACTAATAAGTCAAACTCTTTAAGCATTACTTAATACATTCATTTTAAGCAGGATACTAGTTAAAAGGAATGGAAGTCTTAACTTGTATTAATTCAACttcttttatataattattaaattatgtttaacttattaataaaaaataggcttttttttttagtttaattgaattaataaatattaagatTGTGGCTAATTAAAGCGACGATGGGACTTTGATTTTCTTAAGTAAGGTACCTGCTAATGGGTCAAACTTTTTAGGCATTAATTAACACGTTCTTTTTAAACAAGGGACTGATTACAATGAATGAAAGttttgatctaagttaatttaatttcttgattGATAATTGAATTATActttgaaaaatcaaattttcattttttatattattCTAAAATGGTTTTCACTTTTGATAATATGGTTccatctttaaaattcatttcttttaattttaagcaaaACTTGACTCAATGTCCACTTTTATTTTTTGCATACATTTTATATTTtagcaaatttaatttttaataaaggaTTCTAAATCCAATTTCATTTTTCTGCAAAATTACCTATTAGGTCCTTTTTTTCTACATATTTTTCCCTCAAAGTTCACCAATTGTCAAATTTGAAAGCCTTTTTTAACAACTATGctattttagttattttcttaCCCCTTTTTCAAAATCAATACTATAAAAAAAATCAGCAACTtttttaaaaacaaataaaaattaataaaataaaatataaatggaGTTAAAAATCATTTTTAGGGTCGTTTCACTTACTTTTGAATTTGACTTACCCTAATAGTGAGATATTTATGTGTTCCTACATTTATGCATTTTCTTTGATCCAAATCAAATATAAGGAATTGGTATCATAATTTAAACTCTATTAAAATTATTGGCATTAAATTATTGTGAGAATACTATTAAATCTACCTACCCTATTTAGAGACGATTGTAGGGTGCCTAACATTTTTTCCAcacgtatatggaccccgaatccTGGATGTCTATATTAGAagtgataaataatatttaaaattttctttcgaaattaaatagttttctttaatttccctcaaaattaaagttatGACTCCTTACTTTCCATTTCAATGAGAATTGTCTAGCGATCACAAAACTCTAACAACAAAATATATTTAAAcatataaacaattcatttatatcataaAACATTTAGCTATAAACATAGTAATCCTTTGTACATTCATCAAAAGTTTCATAAACCTTTGTATATACCCTTTTTACAACATATTGAGGCAATAGCCTTTGGAGCTCATAACTTAAATACGttgactgtatcttcaactcttgCCTTTGAAAAGGGAAGATAGAGAAAGAGAGTGAGCTTTGGGCTCAGTGAGTAAAAGTCTATTCAGAGAAGGAAAACATATATCAAagcatttatatatatacatatgcaaTGCACAACCATATGATGTTTTTATAACACAAACAATTCACATTAGGGTAACTCATGTAAACAATGGTCCCCCAGTCATCACATAATCATATCTCTAATGTGCTCGGCCCATTAAAGGAGCTCCTCAGGACTTCCTCTTAACATAACACAAAATGGATATTAGGAATACAAAAGTCATGACTTACCTGAGATGGATTATATAATCTAAGGTATCCAAATGTTAGAGACACATAATTGCCTTATTTGACATCCCTTTCCTTTATTTTACATAATTAAGCTCATTTATATGTatgtctttttcttttcctttttatttacTTTCCCATTAGGAATCAGTAGATCATCCATGAATATCAACATGGCACAATTAACAATGCAACACCTTTGCGATATGCATTACTAACATATTCAATAAATCATGCAATTATAATTAGAATATATCACAACTTCCATGATGCATGAACATGCAAGGAATATGATAAAATAGTTTAATATTCACATAAAACATTTTAAGTAAATTCTACTCACCTGGAGTTGTTGAACTTTTCTACTTTGCCTAATGCTAGTTAATCCCTTAAATCTCTTGTCTTTATGTTCTCTATGCTTTATCTTCCAATGGACAAGGGAATCGTTTGTAGAGGATCTATATATAATGACTTAAACATAATTGGTTACATTTGGGATTTTTCAGTCATAGAAGGTTCCGCAACCGAAGTCTTAAACTTCGGTGACCGAAGGCTACGATGCACTGCTTATGTGACTGTTCACATGAGTCATCAACTAAACATCTATGGTTCAACGGCAGAACCTGAACTTACCCAAAATTCATCCATAGTGCAAAAAGATCGGGTTTTAACCCTCAAATCCCAATACTAAGTCCTAAACTCTCTTCTAAGTACATTATGTCATTTTAAAACTTTAAATAACTATGAATACAATGTAATTACTTAAACCTCTTCATTTTAACTTAAAATCTCATTATTTTACACCAAACCCTAGAACAACCTTAAAAATAATCTAAATCATTTCTTTTGCAAAATACTACCTTAGGATCTTTAATCAAActaagaagaaggagaaggaaaTTTACCTCTTTTGTTATTGCTTCCAAGGGAGtttcctcctcttcttcttcaacTCATTTGAAGGAGAGGAAAGGGTACTTTCTTTCTTTTATAGAGGTTTAAGGTAATTCTCCTTCATGTAGAGACTAGGGCAGTGTGTTTTAGGTCTAGGAAATAGAGGAACCAAAGGGAGGTGAAGAAAGgggaaaggaagaggagaaaTTGAGTGAAGGGGTTGGTGAGACACCAAAACCGTCGATTTATATATCCTATCCCAAATCAACTTCAATGGTTGAACTTAAGGTTCGATGATTAAACTTGCCTAGACAGACCTTTTTACACTTTAATCCCTCTTTCTCAAACATACAcgctctctttctctttctctctctctctctttccaaaTGCACCATCTTTCTTGGTGTTTCTTTTCTTTGGAATTTCTTAGGACACTGTAGATCCTTATTTGTGTGATCTTGTAAGTATTTGCATTCATAGTTATCAAAGGCTCAAGACACACCAAGGCGCTAAGGTGTCTTGGAGCTTAGGCGCAAGGCGCAAGGCACAGGCGTGCGCTCGAGAGAGCCAAGGcgcaaatataaaaaaaaaatatatattaaaaattaaaaaaattataattatgctATCACATCTCAAGTaacataaaattatataataataactaACAAATATGCAAGTAATAATAAGTTTATAATCCAAAAGAGGTAAAAATAAACTACTAAAAGTTAAAAATACTAATAAATTACTAAAAGTTAAAGTTTAATGAACTAGTAAACTACTAAATGTTCAATCCATATCAATAGAAATATCAAaatcctcttcatcttcttcatcatcttcattaTGCTCCTCATACTCATCTTCCAAATCAACATCTTCATCACCATCATTTTCTTCATCACCATCATTTTCTTCCTCGTCTTTAAGAAGTGAAGAAGTGCGAGGGGATGAAGCTTTTCTTTTTTGCTATGATGTAGATGCAATATTTTTCCCTTTGCTTAATCTAGTGTTGTAGGCATCCTCTTCAGCTCCAGTAGCTGCAGCAACCACATTCCATGTCAAATCATCATCTTCAAAAACAAGTTCATCTCTATCCATCTCTTCCTCCATTTGACCCATCAACCATTCATTACTATCATCAATGTCTTTCAATGAGATGGGGTCAATGCAGTCACGTGCATCATATCTACGCTTTAATGACCGATTGTACTTGACAAAAACCAAATCATTCAAGCGATTTTGAGCTAGTCTATTTCTTTTTTTACTGTGAATCTGCaaaatataacaattttaataagtaTGATTTTTGAAAGAACAAATTAAAGGTATAATTCTAAAGAGAGATGTTTTGTCACTTACGTGCTCCAATTACGCTCACAACCAGATGCACTAAAAGTGAGGCTAAACACTTTGACagcaaaatttctcaaatttggAGTTGTTGCTCCATGAGTTAGCCACCTTGTAGCTAATGAAAAAAATAatgtatattaattattattcaaaAAGATTGCAATATGAGATTACATGCTTATGGATAAAATTATATTACCTGGAGATACTTTCTTTTGATTCCTAATTGCCATATCCATCCCAAATATGCCTTCAGCATTTTGATAAAAAGGTAATTGTGCCATTATTTTGTCTTGCTCTTCTTTGCTTGGAATCACCCTTGCTTCAACTTGGTATAAATCGGTAACAACCTCAACATCTTCATTAATTTTCtcatttgaataaaaaaattcagGATTCAAATAATATCCAGCTGCATGCAAAGGTCGATGGAGTTGACTTTCCCATCGTTTATCAATAATCTCAAAAATTGTCTtgtatttttcttcattttcatcaAATGACTTTGCAATTGCTTCTTTAGCCTTATCCATCGCCTCATAAATATATCCCATTGTAGGCATTTTCTCACCATCAACTAATCTAAGCACATGAACTAATGAACCAAATATCTTTAAGATATAAACAATATTAGTCCAAAAAGTAGGTATCATGACAATACTATATACTTTCTTACCAGACAGTTCTTTTGCCTACTTACTTTTGATCCATTCCTCTGAGGTAAATATCTTTCTTAAATTCACCTTGTGCTTATGCATACGTTGAAGGGTGAGAAAAGTAGTTGCAAATCTTGTGATAGCTGGCCTAATTAGCTCTCTTTCACCAGTAAAGTGCCGTAACATGTTCACCACACCCGGACGAATGTAAATATATCCATTCAATGTCATTTTCCTTTTAATTGTGTTATGAATTTTGGGAATTTTTCCAATATCTTCTAGCATCAAATCTATTATAGTGGTTTCATAAGGGAGCAGCACAAGGAGTCCAATACAAATGAGGGCGCTTTGTTTCTAACAACTTCcctaaaaacaaaacaaatatgGTAGCAAGTAGCATAAATATTAAATACATTATTTACTTACAATGAAATTAAACTATCGAATAATAGTAAGAATAAAAACTCTTAATTACCTGCAAGCACACAATTGCTAGCATTATCTGTCACAACTTGAACTACATTAGCCTCTCCAACACGCTCTATAAATCTATTAAGCAGCTCATACATCTTATCACCAGTTTTTGAGTACTTTGAAGCATCAATAGATTCCATGAAAATAGTTCCCTTTGGAGAATTCACCAAGAAATTAATCAAAATCCTTTGTTTCTTATCAGTCCAACTATCTGCCATTATATAACAACCATACTTTGCCCATTCTTCTTCATAGGACTTTAATGAATTCTTCACCTTAGCAACTTCTTCATTCAACAAGGGAACCCACATTTCATGAAAACTAGGTGCTTTCATACTAATCCCAAATTGTCCAATAGACTCCACCATaacttgaaaacttggataaTTGACGGCATTAAAAGGAATTGCCGCATCATATATCCATTGAGCTATATCCTTACATGCTTTTTTTCGCAATTCCTTTTTACATGCCTCATTAATAGCGGTTTGCTTCATCTTTGAATTTTGTCTATCTTACACCGCCTTTACAGCACTTTTGGCAAAATATAAATCTATTGAACCCTTTGTCCTTGCCTTTTTTTGAACCTTACTACTTCCTTTTGAGCCTCCAAGAATTATCCCAACATTATCTTCATCTTCGTCATCTCCAAGAGTTTCAACATCCTCATAATCAAGCAATTTATCTAAGGTCTTCGCTGAAGCCTTTTGCTGCGTATACTCTTGTAGCTCTTCACGCATATGTGTTGGACACTTCTTACACATTGTAGCATTTCGAAATCCTCCAACTAAATGCTGCTTAGCCCGAAGTGGACATATTTCCATGCAGGATCTTTGTTGCTATTGTCAGTTTTAGTAGCAGCAGTAGATGCTTCCGATTCCATCTttgcaaaaataaaataaaaagataagaaaattaataatttaacaaaTAACAACAAGCCAACAATAATATGCATATGATAAGTACATgagttattaattttactcccatcacatttagtatttCTAGTGTTTTTTGTTGTTTAATTCAATTGGTTAGGCATTTCGTATCAATTAGGCATGATCTTAATGAGTTTTTGGAATAATGGCATTAAATTGGGGAATTTTCAATATCTTTTTACCTTGACCTTTGTTTCGTTTTTCAGGTGAAACTTAATTTTTAGGTTTTTAAATTGAGTGTCATTTGATCAATtggaaagctaagatagagcactacaaacatctaagagggaccaaagcccagttCAGCCTCGAAGACAATCAAAATTAGCCCTGAAGCCAGAACAGATTTTTAGTATAGACCCGTGAGGCCATGTTTGGTTTTTAATTCATATCTGGAGCTCTAGATGTCCAATCAAAGCAAACTCAGGCCCATTTGAACCTCAAAGGCCACCTCTACAATTGTTGTGAAGGCCTGGAAGCGAGATAAGActgttttaattgtcaaaaataatagcaaatttGTCATTTTAGGCTGGATAGCCTGACAAAACTTGTTTCGATTTTtggcccataacttgggctgtagacctccgaTTTGGGCAAACGAgtacccattggaaagctaaaaagtagggctacaactttcctgaagaagtcAGAGACAGAATCGCAAGGAAAGTAGTTAAAAATTAGTCATGATTGCAAAGTAAAGAATCTgtctttttgaatttcaaaatttttttaagtttggttcttatctttgggattaggttttttattataaagctCATCTTTGGCAGCAACACCGACACATTCATTCAGACCTTcaacaccttcattctccattcacgttcatagttttagatttctccattttatttttcttttgtaagccatgaacatgagtggctaagtttctaaattcagttcaagggattctagttcttatgcatggtttataagaccaggttcttaattcaaattatgcctttttgaatatccattaattcttgattttattgtttttgatctattgaatggtTTGCTAAAAaagcctattagttaattatttaatatgaTTACTTGCTAGTTCATCTTTATAACCCGCAATTGTTGTGTAGGATTGAATGTGAGTAGCGATTaggttttattaattatgatctaagttttcgataataacctaaagaaacaataggatgaattaaatgatttatacttTATAAATCATTGTTCAACTTAACTACTTCCTGTTCTTAAagtaattattaatttgatgaggattgcttaacaccaattcaattaataattagagtcaacaagagtgctgggctcgaattgatgagtataaggAAATTAGGAGTTTTACcttgctgtttggtaaatctatgttaagtattcaataagagataattgtatttcttttgtctatgattgagtcatgcattggaatgcgaattaccttagactgaagtttgtttaaattgatagttttatacctaaatttagttttttaatttttgaacttgatttcttctgatttgaTGTTACAACCCCATCTTTGTTTCTTTTTCTGTTACACGTGCACGAAATTTAGTaactcagtctctagggttcaacctggattaccacttattgtatttattcagaaaatatttcattactgataatttcagttaatttttggTGGAATCGGCAATATACCAATTTATAGTATCATAATCCAATTataataatagaaattaataatttatgataACATAAACTCAATTACAATATTTCTAATAATCTCTAATAAGACCTAATAGCAATTAGGAATAagaaaataaagtaataaaacaTTTTTAATCCAATAATAAAACTAAAAGCTAATAAGAGTAATTGAATTAGCATAATAGCATCTAAAGTGGTCAAGTCTCAATATATTTTCACATATTCACAATAAACAATATGTCCAAATCACAAATTtatacaaaaaagaaaagaaaaagaaaaacattgCAAGATAAGGACAGAGCATggcaaagaaaaggaaaaaatggaaaattGCAGCTGCTGGAACAGTGCAGAaacagagagcatggcattggcagcaaaaaaaaaaaaaaaaaaaaagatgcagaAGATGAAAGTGTAGTACATAAACAGTgtaggaaagagagagagagagagagagagagagagagcatgtcAGCAAAAAAAAAGTTGCAGAAAAAGAAAGTGCAGTGCACAAACAGTGCAGGAACAGTGcacaaaagagagagagagagagagagagagagagagagcatggcaaccccccaaaaaaaaaagaagcagaaaaagaaagTGAAGCacaggaaaggaagagagagagcatggcattggcagctaaaaaaaaaaaagaaacagaaAGAAAAAAATGCACAGGAAATAGGGGAAGAGagcagaggagagagagagagaggaaaagaagaagaagaagaagaaaacattaagaaaaaagtaaaattaaaatatatatactaGGTTTGTTTGATCTCTCCcttcactcatcttcttcttctttttttccctttttactGGCTGCTAGTCTGGacaaactttaaaaaaaaaaccctagCAGCATAGCTTTATATATCCAGCGCCTTGTGTCGCCTCGGTGAGGTCGTGCACCTTGCCTATCCCGAGGCGCTTGAGACTGCGCTTGGAAGGCGCGCCTTTGATAACAATGTGTGCATTGAGGCTGTGAGAAATTCGATaatgaaaaattgtatgactgtGAGATATATTTAAAAGCATTAAAAATTGATAATCATAT harbors:
- the LOC110642174 gene encoding uncharacterized protein LOC110642174, giving the protein MLRHFTGERELIRPAITRFATTFLTLQRMHKHKVNLRKIFTSEEWIKIHVLRLVDGEKMPTMGYIYEAMDKAKEAIAKSFDENEEKYKTIFEIIDKRWESQLHRPLHAAGYYLNPEFFYSNEKINEDVEVVTDLYQVEARVIPSKEEQDKIMAQLPFYQNAEGIFGMDMAIRNQKKVSPATRWLTHGATTPNLRNFAVKVFSLTFSASGCERNWSTKKRNRLAQNRLNDLVFVKYNRSLKRRYDARDCIDPISLKDIDDSNEWLMGQMEEEMDRDELVFEDDDLTWNVQKRKASSPRTSSLLKDEEENDGDEENDGDEDVDLEDEYEEHNEDDEEDEEDFDISIDMD